GCGTCCGCCGCGGTGAGCTGCCCGCGCCGGACGACGACGTGCTCGCCGCGCGCTACGAGATCGCCGATGCGGCCTTCGCCGCCGCGGGCCTGTCCTGGTACGAGGTCTCGAACTGGGCCACGTCGCCGGCCGCGCGGTGCCGTCACAACGTCCTGTACTGGACCGGCGCCGACTGGTGGGGGATCGGGCCGGGCGCGCACAGCCACGTCGGTGGGGTGCGCTGGTGGAACGTCCGCCACCCGCGGGAGTACGCCGCGCGCATCGCCGCCGGGCAGAGCCCGGGGGCGGGGCGGGAGGTGCTGTCCGCGGACGAGCGCCACCTGGAGCACGTCCTGCTCGGGATCCGCCTCGTCGACGGTCTCGCGCTGACCGACCTGGACGACTCCGGTCGCCGGGCTGCCGCGCGGGCCGCCGCCGACGGGCTGCTCGAGGCGACCGCGCTCGCCGCGGGTCGCGCGGTGCTGACGTTGCGTGGCCGGCTCCTCGCCGACGCGGTGGTTCGTCAGCTGACCGCCTGACGGAACCGGCCCGCCGGGCTATGGTCCCCAGGGTGCCTGTCGCTGTTCCCGACCGCGAACCGGGCGCCGCGCTCATCGCTGCGGCGGCCCGGCGGCTGGACGCGCGCCGCGGCGAGTTCATCCGGGCGATGGTCGACCGGTTCACGGTGGACATCGCGCCGCTGCAGCACGACGATGAGATGCGCGCGATGCTCGCCGCGAGCACCGATGCGAACGTCGCCGTCGCGCTGCACCTGCTCGAACAGGGGATAGACCCGCACGTCGTCGAACCTGCGCCCGCGGCCGCGCAGTACGCCCGGCGCCTGGCGCAGCAGGGAATCCCGCTCTCGGCGTTGTTGCGCGCCTACCGGCTCGGGCACGCGGACTTCGTCGAGGCGATGCTGCACGAGATCAGCACCGACCCCGACGGCAACCCGAAGACCGTCGCCGCCGCGAGCGCGACGGTGGTGCGCGAGTCCGCGGCGTTCGTCGACTCCGTCTCCGAGTTGGTCGTGCTCGCCTACGAGACCGAGCGCGAGGCGTGGGCACGCAACGACTCGACGCTGCGCGCCTCACGGATCCGCATCCTGCTCGAGGGGGAGGACGTCGAGATCCGCGCGGCCGAGCGCGCCCTGGGCCACCCGCTCGCGCAGGTGCACGTCGCCGTCGCCCTCTGGTTCGACGAGGGCGGCCCGCTGCGCGGTGACGAACTGATCCGCCTGGAGCGCTCCTGCGCCTCGGCCGCGACGTTGGTCGGCGCGCAGTACCTGTTCAGCGCGCGCGACGAGGGCAGCGCCACCGTCTGGTTCTCGCGCCCGGGCGACGGCCCGGACGTCGAGAAGCTCGCCGACGCCCTTGCCGGCTCCGACGGACCCGTGCCGCGGATCGCGCTCGGGCGGCCCGGCGCCGACCTCGCCGGGTTCCGGGTCACGCACCGGCAGGCGGAGCAGGCCAAGCGTGTCGCCGTCGTCGCGGGTGCGACCGGGACGCCGGTCACCGACTTCGCCGACGTCGGTGCGGTCGCGCTGCTGTGCCAGGACCTCCCCGCGGCCCGCGCGTTCGTCGCCGACACCCTCGGGCCGCTGGCGGCGGACGACGACAACGCCGAACGACTGCGCGAGACCCTCCGCGTCTTTCTCGCGACCAACGGCAGTTACACCGCCGCCGCCGAACTGCTGAACCTGCACAAGAACTCGGTCCAGTACCGGATCACCAAGGCCGAGCAGCTCTGCGGCCGGCCGCTGCGGGCCGAGCGCTTCGACGTCGAGTTCGCCCTGCGGGCCTGCCACCTCCTCGGCGCGGCCGTGCTGCGATCCGACTGACGGGCCCTCACACCCGCCCTCACACCCGCCCTCACACCCGGAGGAAGGGCGCGGCGACCGGGTAGCGGTAGGCCTCGCCGTAGCGGGCCGCCATCGCGGCGCGGACCGTGAGCAGGAACCAGCCGACGGTCAGCAGCACGATCAGCACGACGGTGGCGCCGGCGGCCCAGTCCGGTCCGCCGTCGTCGCCGACCCGGGACAGTGAGGCCGTCCCGATCAGCCCGGCGAGCCCGACCAGGCCGACCGTGACGTTGAAGTTCACCGCCGCGACGGCGTGCGCGCGCACGAACGTCGACCCCCGGGTCAGCACGCGCAGCGCGATCAGCGGCCCGACGAACCCGAGGCCGATCGCCATCCCCGGGATCGAGGCCACGTGGACGATCGCCGCCCGGCGCCGCTCGGACTGCGTGGGCACGGTTCAGTCCTCGGCGGCGCCCTCGGCGGCGTCGCCCGTGGTGACGAAGTCGATGAGCTCCTCGACCCGGCCGAGCAGCGCCGGCTCCAAATCCGTCCAGGTGCGGACGGAGGCGAGGATCCGCTTCCAGGCGACGTGGGTCTCGCAGTTCCAGCCGAGGGCGTCGATCACGCCCTCCTTCCACGGGCGGCCGCGGGGGACGTCCGGCCAGGCGTCGATCCGCACCACCTGCGGGCGGACCGCCTGCCAGATGTCGATGTAGGGATGCCCGACGACCAGCACGTGCGGGTTCCGGACGGCGGCCGCGATCCGGCTCTCCTTGCTGCCCTCGACGAGGTGGTCGACGAGCACGCCGAGGCGGCGCCCGGGGGCCGGGCGGAACTCGGCGACGATCGCGGGGAGGTCGTCCACGCCCTCCAGGTACTCGACGACGACGCCCTCGTGCCGCAGGTCGTCGCCCCAGACCTTCTCGACGAGCTCGGCGTCGTGGCGGCCCTCGACGTAGATCCGGCTGGCCCGGGCCACCCGCGCGCGGGCGCGGGGGACCGCCACCGAGCCGGACGCGGTCCGGGCGGGGACCTTCGCCGCGGCGGGGGCGCTCGGGGGCGTCAGCGTCACCGGCTTGCCGTCGATCAGGAAGCCGGGCCCGAGCGGGAACGTGCGGTGCTTGTCGTGCCGGTCCGCGAGCGTGACCACCCAGCCGCCGGGCATCTTGTCGCAGCGCACCACCGCGCCGCAGAAACCGGTGTCGACCTCCTCGACGACGAGGTCCCGGTCGGCCGGAACGGCGGGGACGGCCCGGGGCCGCCGCCAGTTCCGGGCAAGGACGTCGGCGCCGTAGTGGTCGCCGGGCATGTTCGAGCGCATCCGTCAGACGTTAACGGCGATCGGCGGAGCGAGCCGGGCGGCGCGCGGCGCAGCTAAACTGTCACTCACCACGTGAGAGTGCCAATGGTCGAGCTCGATTCGGGGAGGTACGGCGTGCTGGACGAACGCAAGCTCGCCGTGCTCCGCGCGATCGTGCAGGACTACGTCTCGACCGAGGAGCCGGTGGGCTCGAAGACGCTGGTCGACCGGCACAACCTGGGCGTCTCCCCGGCCACGATCCGCAACGACATGGCGGTGCTGGAGGAGGAGGGCTACATCGCCCAGCCGCACACCAGCGCCGGGCGGGTGCCCACCGACAAGGGCTACCGCCTGTTCGTCGACCGGCTCGCCGGGGTCCGGCCCCTGACCTCGCCCGAGCGGCGGGCGATCCAGCAGTTCCTGGACTCGGCGGTCAACCTCGACGACGTCGTCGACCGCACCGTGCGGCTGCTCGCGCAGCTCACGCGGCAGGTCGCGGTCGTGCAGTACCCGTCGCTCTCGACGGCGTCGGTCCGGCACCTGGAGGTGCTCTCCACGGGCCCGGGCCGCGTGATGCTGGTGCTGATCACCGACACCGGGCGGGTCGAGCAGCGCGTCGTCGACGTCCCCGTCGTGACCAGCGAGGACCTGCTGCCGGACCTGCGGGCCCGGCTGAACGCCGTGATGGACGGCCAGCGGCTGTCCAAGGCCGCGGACGCGGTGACCCTGCTGGGGGAGAACTGGCCGGCGCCGCCGGGGAGCGTCGACGCCACCGTCGTCGCGACGGTCATCGCGGCGCTGCACGAGATGATCGACGACAGTCACGACCAGCGGGTCGTGATGGCCGGTGCGGCGAACCTCACGCGCGCCGGGCAGGACTTCACCGACTCGCTCGGCGTCGTCCTCGAGGCCCTGGAGGAACAGGTCGTGCTGATGCGCCTGCTGCACCAGGCGAACTCCCCGGACGTCAGCGTGCGGATCGGGCACGAGAACAGCATGGAGAGCCTGGCCGGTACCTCGGTCGTGGCCTCCGGGTACGGTCACCGCGAGGTCGTCGCCCGGCTGGGCGTGATCGGGCCGACCCGGATGGACTACCCGGGCACGATGGGTGCGGTGCGCGCTGTGGCGCGCTACGTCGGCCACATCCTCTCCGACGAGAAGTAGGACGGGCGGACAAACCAGGTGGCGGACTACTACGGCGTCCTCGGCGTGTCCCGGGACGCCTCGCCGGACGAGATCAAGAAGGCGTACCGGAAGCTCGCGCGCGAGCTGCACCCGGACGTCAACCCCGCGCCCGACGCCGCGGAGCGTTTCAAGGAGGTCACGGCCGCCTACGAGGTGCTCTCCGACCCGCAGAAGCGCCAGATGTTCGACCTCGGGGCGGACCCGCTGCAGCCCGGCGGGGGTGGCGGTAACCCGTTCGGGGGCGCCGGCTTCGGCTTCGGCGACATCATGGACGCCTTCTTCGGCGGCGGGCAGACCCGCGGCCCGCGCAGCCGGGTGCAGCGCGGCCAGGACGCCCTGCTGCGGCTGGAGATTCCGCTCGCCGACGCCGCCTTCGGCACCACCCGCGAGCTCACGCTCGACACTGCGGTCGTCTGCAACCGGTGCGGCGGCGACGGCTGCGCGCCCGGTTCGGAGCCGGTGACGTGCGACATCTGCCACGGCCGCGGCGAGATCTCCAGCGTCCAGCGCTCGTTCCTGGGCCAGGTCATGACCTCCCGGCCGTGCAACCAGTGCCGCGGCTACGGGACCGTGATCCCGTCGCCCTGCCCCGAGTGCGCGGGCGAGGGGCGGGTCCGCAGCCGGCGGACGCTGAAGGTGAAGATTCCCGCGGGCGTCGACACCGGGACGCGGATCCAGCTCTCCGGCGAGGGCGAGGTCGGCCCCGGCGGTGGGCCGCCCGGCGACCTGTACGTCGAGATCATCGAGGCGCCGCACCCGCACTTCACGCGGCAGGGCGACGACCTGCACGTCCAGGTCCGGCTGCCGATGACGGCGGCGGCGCTCGGGGCGTCACTCCCGATCGAGACCCTCGACGGGCCGTTCCAGCTCAACGTGAAGCCCGGCACGCAGTCCGGGCACCTCGAGCGCGTGCCGGCCCGCGGCGTCCCGCACCTGCGCGGGTCCGGGCGCGGTGACTTGATCGTGCACGTCGAGGTCGTGACGCCGACCAA
This region of Sporichthya brevicatena genomic DNA includes:
- the dnaJ gene encoding molecular chaperone DnaJ, which produces MADYYGVLGVSRDASPDEIKKAYRKLARELHPDVNPAPDAAERFKEVTAAYEVLSDPQKRQMFDLGADPLQPGGGGGNPFGGAGFGFGDIMDAFFGGGQTRGPRSRVQRGQDALLRLEIPLADAAFGTTRELTLDTAVVCNRCGGDGCAPGSEPVTCDICHGRGEISSVQRSFLGQVMTSRPCNQCRGYGTVIPSPCPECAGEGRVRSRRTLKVKIPAGVDTGTRIQLSGEGEVGPGGGPPGDLYVEIIEAPHPHFTRQGDDLHVQVRLPMTAAALGASLPIETLDGPFQLNVKPGTQSGHLERVPARGVPHLRGSGRGDLIVHVEVVTPTKLDAEQEKLLRELARLRGEEHPTGDLSTGQPNVFSKIRDIFGGR
- a CDS encoding DUF3097 domain-containing protein, coding for MPGDHYGADVLARNWRRPRAVPAVPADRDLVVEEVDTGFCGAVVRCDKMPGGWVVTLADRHDKHRTFPLGPGFLIDGKPVTLTPPSAPAAAKVPARTASGSVAVPRARARVARASRIYVEGRHDAELVEKVWGDDLRHEGVVVEYLEGVDDLPAIVAEFRPAPGRRLGVLVDHLVEGSKESRIAAAVRNPHVLVVGHPYIDIWQAVRPQVVRIDAWPDVPRGRPWKEGVIDALGWNCETHVAWKRILASVRTWTDLEPALLGRVEELIDFVTTGDAAEGAAED
- the hrcA gene encoding heat-inducible transcriptional repressor HrcA; amino-acid sequence: MLDERKLAVLRAIVQDYVSTEEPVGSKTLVDRHNLGVSPATIRNDMAVLEEEGYIAQPHTSAGRVPTDKGYRLFVDRLAGVRPLTSPERRAIQQFLDSAVNLDDVVDRTVRLLAQLTRQVAVVQYPSLSTASVRHLEVLSTGPGRVMLVLITDTGRVEQRVVDVPVVTSEDLLPDLRARLNAVMDGQRLSKAADAVTLLGENWPAPPGSVDATVVATVIAALHEMIDDSHDQRVVMAGAANLTRAGQDFTDSLGVVLEALEEQVVLMRLLHQANSPDVSVRIGHENSMESLAGTSVVASGYGHREVVARLGVIGPTRMDYPGTMGAVRAVARYVGHILSDEK
- a CDS encoding PucR family transcriptional regulator produces the protein MPVAVPDREPGAALIAAAARRLDARRGEFIRAMVDRFTVDIAPLQHDDEMRAMLAASTDANVAVALHLLEQGIDPHVVEPAPAAAQYARRLAQQGIPLSALLRAYRLGHADFVEAMLHEISTDPDGNPKTVAAASATVVRESAAFVDSVSELVVLAYETEREAWARNDSTLRASRIRILLEGEDVEIRAAERALGHPLAQVHVAVALWFDEGGPLRGDELIRLERSCASAATLVGAQYLFSARDEGSATVWFSRPGDGPDVEKLADALAGSDGPVPRIALGRPGADLAGFRVTHRQAEQAKRVAVVAGATGTPVTDFADVGAVALLCQDLPAARAFVADTLGPLAADDDNAERLRETLRVFLATNGSYTAAAELLNLHKNSVQYRITKAEQLCGRPLRAERFDVEFALRACHLLGAAVLRSD
- a CDS encoding DUF4870 domain-containing protein, producing the protein MPTQSERRRAAIVHVASIPGMAIGLGFVGPLIALRVLTRGSTFVRAHAVAAVNFNVTVGLVGLAGLIGTASLSRVGDDGGPDWAAGATVVLIVLLTVGWFLLTVRAAMAARYGEAYRYPVAAPFLRV